A region of the Acidobacteriota bacterium genome:
CTCGACGGGGTGCGGAGGGAGAGCCTGCTGTTTCTGCCCCCGCGCGACCGCGGCCTGGAGGGGTGGGAGGGGGAGCGGGTTTTCCCCGGGCCGGAGGCGGAGCGCGCGACCGGCATGGACGCGGTGCTCGACACCGCCCGGTTCGGGGGGGAACTGGAGGAGCGGACGGGCTCCGCGGGCGTCCTCTATCTGCCCCGCTCCCCGCAGGAGACGGCGGCCGTCAGCCGCGACCGGGCGCTCGACGCCGACGAGGCGCGCCGCCTCGACCCGTGGGACGGCCGGGAACCGGCATGGGCGGCTTTTGAGCGGAAGGTGCGGAACCGGGTAGGCCCGTCGGTCGACATCCGGGACCTCGCCCCCGTCCTCGACGGGATGAGGCGGGTCAAGGACGCGGCGGAGATCGCCCTCCTCCGGGAGGCCGGCCGGATCGGGGCCCTCGGCCTCCGGGAGGCGATGCGCTCCGCCGCGCCCGGGGCGTACGAATACGAGCTGGCGGCGCGGGCGCAGTTCGAGTTTCTGCGGCTGGGGGCGGCGGGATACGCCTTCCACCCGATCGTCGGCTCCGGGCCGAACTCGTGCGTTTTGCATTATTCGCGCAATCGGCGCAAAATGATGCCCGGGGAGATGGTCGTCATCGATTTCGGCCCCGACTACGGCTATTACGCGGCCGACGTCACCCGGTCGTTCCCGGTCTCGGGAAGATTCGGCGCGGAACAGGCGAAGGTCTACCGGGCGGTGCTCGAGGCCCAGGAGGCGGCCCTCGCCAAGGTCCGGCCCGGCGCCACGTTCAGGGAAGTGGAGGAGGCCGCCGGCGAGGCGCTCGACCGCCACGGGTACGGCGGACGCGCCCCCCACCGGTTCGTGCATCACGTCGGCATGGCGGTCCACGATGTCGGGGACGGGGCGCCGCTGGAGCCCGGGGTCGTGATCGCGGTCGAACCGGGGGTGTACCTGAAGGAGAAAAACCTGGGGGTCCGGATCGAAGATACGGTGCTGGTGACCGAAAGCGGCCACGAAGTGCTCACCTCCGGCGCGCCCAGGGAAATCGCCGGGATCGAGGCCCTGATGGCCCAACCGGCCGTCGTGCAACCCATGCAGGATTGAGGCTGTCGCCGATTCCTGATTCGTCCTACGGGAAGGTGTTTATGGTCCGCATCTACCACGCCAAAGACAGGGCCAGGCTGTTTGCCCGCCTGGAAAGCCGGAAGATCCTGGCGACGAGTGAAATCTCCGCTTCGGTGCGGCAGATCCTCTCGCAGGTCCAGAAGGAGGGGGACCGGGCCCTGGTGCGCTTCACGGAGCGGTTCGACAAGGTCAAGCTCCAGGCGCGCCAGCTGCGGGTCCGTCCCCAGACGCTGCGGGCCGCGGCCCGGAAGGCCGACCCCGCCCTGCTGCGCGACCTGGAAAAGGCGATCTTCAACATCCACGCCTATCACAAGCGGCAGGTGCAGAAATCGTGGGAGTACCGCAAGCCGGGGGCCGTCCTGGGGCAGCGGGTGCTGCCGATAGACAGCGTGGGCGTCTACGTCCCCGGGGGGAGCGCGGCCTACCCCTCGTCGGTCCTGATGAACGTCATCCCCGCGAAGATCGCGGGGGTCCCGAGGATCGTGGTCGTGACCCCGCCCGGCACCTTCCAGCAGCACCCCATCATCGCCGCGGCGCTCTACGAGCTCAACATGACGGAGATCTACCTGGTCGGGGGCGCGCAGGCGGTGGCCGCGCTCGCCTACGGCACGGAGACCATCCCCCGCGTGGACAAGATCGTCGGCCCCGGCAACGCCTACGTCAGCGCCGCCAAGCGGGAGGTCTTCGGGCAGGTCGATATCGACATGATAGCCGGCCCGAGCGAGGTCGTCATCATGGCCACGGCGGAGTCCAACCCGCGCTTCATCGCCGCGGACATGCTCTCGCAGGCCGAACACGACGAGTTCGCCTGCTCGATCTGCTTCACCGACTCGATGCCGCACGCGGTGCTGGTCGGGCGCGAGCTGCAGCTGCAGCTCGAGTCGCTCGACCGGAAGGAGATCGCCCGGAAATCGATCGACAATTACGGCGCCATCGTCGTCATGGACAGCTACCACGACTACCCGGAGTGGATCAACGAGATCGCCCCGGAACACCTCGAGATCTTCTCCAGCATCCCGGCGTCGATGATCCGGGAGGTGCGTAACGCGGGGTCGATCTTCTACGGGGACTACACCCCCGAGGCGGTGGGGGACTACTTCGCGGGGAGCAACCACGTGCTGCCGACCGCGGGCACGGCGCGCTTCTTCTCGCCTCTCGGGGTGTACCACTTCCAGCGCAAGACCGGCATCATCCGCTACACGAAGCAGGAACTGGCCCGCACCTGGAAGTCGATCGACGCCCTGGCCCGCTCCGAAGGGCTCGATGCGCACGCCCGGAGCGTGTCGATCCGCCAGGAGTCCCCGAAAACCCTCAAGCGCAAGGACAAGTGACCGTGAAGAAGACGTCCCCCCTCCGCGGAGTCAAGCCCCGGGTGTTGAAGGTGCCGGCCTATACGCTCCACGCGTACGAGGCGGAGGTCAAGCTCAACCAGAACGAGAACCCCTTCGATTTCCCGGAGGATCTCAAGGAGGAGGCGTTCCGTCGCTTCCGCGCGCGGCAGTGGTCGCGCTACCCCGATTTCATCCCCGACCGGCTGCACGCGAAGCTGGCGGAGTTCGTCGGCTGGCCCAAGGAGGGGATCCTGGCCGGCAACGGTTCCAACGAGCTGCTCCAGGCGACGCTGATGGTGCTGGTAGGGGCGCGCACGCCCGTGGCCATCCCGCTCCCCACCTTCACCGTCTACCGGCTGATCGCCGCCATCCTGGGGGCGCGCGTGGTCGACATCCCCCTCGGCGCCGACATGAGCTACGACGTCGACGCCCTCATCTCCCGGTCGCGGGACGCGGGCGCCCGGGTGCTGGTCGTCAACAATCCCAACAACCCCACCGGGTGCGCGATCGGGGAAGGGGAGATCCGCCGCATCCTGGACGCATTCGAGGGCTTCGTGCTCCTCGACGAGGCCTACTACGAGTTTTGCGGCCACACCGGGTTCGGACTGCTCGAGCGCTACCCGCGCCTCGTCATCACGCGGACCTTTTCCAAGGCGATGGGGATGGCGGGGCTGCGGCTCGGCTACCTGCTGGCGCACCCGGACCTCGTCGCCCAGATTTCCAAGGCGAAGCTTCCCTACAACATCAACCAGTTCAGCCTCACGGCGGCCGAGGTCGCGCTCGAGAACATCGACCGCTTCCGGCCGGCGATCGAGACGATGCTGTCCGAAAAGGAGCGCCTGGACCGCGGGCTCCGGGAGATCCCGGGGGTCCGGGTGTACCCGTCGCAATCCAATTTCTTCCTGATCGAGGTCCCGGTCCCCCCGCGGGAGATCTTCGACGACCTCTACCGCCGGGGGGTCCTCGTGCGGGACGTGAGCTCGTATCCCACGCTCGGGCGCTGTCTGCGCGTCAGCGTGGGCACGCCGGAAGAGAACACTCAACTGCTGGCGGCGTTGCGCGCCGGCCTGGAATCGCTCGCGCCGGCCCGCGCCGGGCGCGAGGCGGGGGCCCTATGAACAGACGATGTGCGACGATCCACCGGACCACGAAGGAAACCGACATCAGGTTGACGCTCGACCTGGACGGCGGCGGCAACGGCGACGTGAGCACGGGGGTGCAGTTTTTCGACCACATGCTCACCCTCTTCGCCAGGCACGGGATTTTCGACCTCGACATCGCCTGCCGGGGGGACCTGGGGGTCGACGCGCACCACTCGGTCGAGGATATCGGCATCTGCCTGGGGATGGCGATCGACGAGGCCCTGGGGGACAAGAGCGGCCTGGTCCGCTTCGCCCACGCCTATTTCCCCATGGACGAGGCGCTGGCCCGGGTGGTCGCCGACCTTTCGGGGCGGCCGTACCTCCATTACGACGTCGAGGTGCAGCAGGAACGGGTCGGGGAACTCGACTCGGAGCTCGTGGAGGAATTCTGGCGCGCGGTGTCGGTGCACGGCCGGCTGAACCTCCACCTCGAACTGCTTCACGGCCGCAACGCGCACCACATTTTCGAGGCGGTGTTCAAGGCGGCGGCGCGCGCCCTCTCGCTGGCGACGCGCACCGACCCGCGGATCGAGGGAGTGCCGTCGACCAAGGGGGTGCTCTAGCTTGGCCGCCATGGCGGAAACCCTCATCGTCGACTACGGCATGGGCAACCTGCGCAGCGTGGAGAAGGCGCTCTCGGCCGTGGGGGGCCGGCCGCGGGTGTCGGCCGACCCCGACGCCGTCCGCCGGGCCGGCCGCCTCATCCTCCCGGGGGTCGGGGCCTTCGGGGACGCCATGGCGAACCTCGGGCGCACCGGCATGGATGAAGCCCTGCGGGAGGCCGCGCGGGCCGGGGTCCCGCTCCTCGGCCTCTGCCTCGGGCTGCAGCTGCTGTTCGCGCACAGCGAGGAGTTCGGCAGCCACCGCGGGCTCGGCCTGATACCGGGCAAGGTGCTGGGTTTCCGCGCCCCGGGCCTGCGGGTGCCCCACATCGGGTGGAACCAGGTCGAGGACCTCCGGCCCGACCCCCTCTTCCGGGGGATCGCCGAGGGGAGCTATTTCTATTTCGTCCACTCCCTCTACGTGGAGCCCGACCGCGGGGAACACGTGTTGGCGCGGACGACGTACGGGCACGCGTTCTGTTCGGTCGCGGGCCGCGACAACGTCCGGGGGGCGCAGTTCCATCCGGAGAAGAGCCAGGACAACGGGAAGCGGCTCCTGGAGAATTTTCTTGCGATATAGAAGGGCGGGGGACCTATGCTGGAACTGATACCGGCCGTGGACATGAAGGGGGGGAAATGCGTCCGGCTCCAGGAAGGGGTCGCCTCGCGGGTGACGGAGTACGGCGACGACCCCGTGGCGATGGCTCTCCACTGGGAGGCGGAAGGGGCGACGCGGCTCCACCTGGTGGACCTGGACGGCGCCTTCTCCGGGCGCTCGGCGCACCTGGACGTCGCGCGCTCCATCTTCCGCTCCCTGAAGATCCCGGTCGAGTTCGGGGGCGGGCTGCGGACGCTCGATCAGATCGAAGCCGTCCTCGACCTGGGCGCCGACCGCGCCATCCTGGGGACGGTGGCGGTGGAGGACCCCGCCGTCGTGCGGGAAGCGGTGCGGCGCCACCCGGGCGCCATAGTGGCGGGCATCGATGCGCGGCGGGGAAAGGTGGCCCTGCGCGGCTGGGTGGACCAGACCCCGGTGGAAGCCGTGGACCTGGCCCTCGGGATGAAGGGGCTCGGGATCGAGCGCATCGTCTACACCGACGTGGCGCGCGACGGGATGCTCACGGGGGTCAACTACGAGGAAACCGAGAGGGTCGCCCGGGAGTCGGGGCTCAGGGTCATCGCCAGCGGCGGCGTCGCCTCCGAGGAGGATATCCGGGAACTATGGTCGCGGCGCGGGGCCGGGATCGAGGGCGTCATCCTGGGCCGGGCGCTCTACGACGGCAAGATCGATTTCAGGAGTCTACGGGCCCGGATGCTGTCGTGGTAGGGGCGGGCCGGGGAAGACGCGGAAGGTTTTAGGCGCATGCTTGCGAAAAGAATCATTCCCTGCCTCGACGTGAGGGAGGGCCGGGTCGTCAAGGGGACCCATTTCGTCAACCTGGTCGACGCCGGGGACCCGGTGGAAGCGGCCGCGCGCTACGACGCCGAGGGGGCGGACGAACTGGTGTTTCTCGACATCACGGCCTCCTCCGACCGGCGGGAAATAGTGACCCGGATGGTCAGGGCGGTCGCCGACCGGGTCTTCATCCCCTTCACCGTCGGCGGGGGGCTGCGCACCCTGGAGGACATCCAGGCCATCCTGCGCGCCGGCGCCGACAAGGTGTCGCTCAACACCTCGGCCATCGACAACCCCGGGCTGATCACCGAGGCGGCTCGCTATTTCGGGTCCCAGTGCATCGTCGTGGCGGTCGACGCGCGCCGGGCCTCTCCGTGGGACGAGGATCGGCCGCGGTGGGAGGTCACGACCCACGGCGGGAGAGTCCGCCGGCCGCTCGAAGCGGTCGCCTGGGCTGCGGAAGCGGCCAAAAGGGGCGCCGGGGAAATCCTCCTGACGTCGATGGACCGTGACGGAACCCGGTCCGGGTACGACAACGCGCTCAACCGCCGGGTGGCGGAGCGGGTGGGGGTTCCCGTCATCGCCTCCGGGGGATGCGGCGCGCTCGAGCACCTGGCCGACGCCTTCACCGAGGGGCGCGCCAGCGCGGTGCTGGCGGCCTCCATCTTTCATTTTGGCAACCACACGATCGCCGAGGCCAGGAGGTACCTGCGCGCGCGCGGCATCCCGATGCGCCCGGCGGAATAGTGTGGACTTCACCGGACAAGAGAGAGAATATGAAAAGCATCGAAGATCTTAAATGGGGCGCGGCCGGGCTTATCCCCGCCGTCGTCCAGGACGCCGACTCGGGCGAGGTGCTCACGGTGGCCTACGTGAGCCGCGAGAGCCTGCGGAAGACGCTCGAACTGGGGGAAACGGTTTTTTTCAGCCGGAGCCGCCAATGCCTCTGGCACAAGGGGGAGACCTCGGGGAACACGCAGAAGGTCGTCAGCGTCACGGCCGATTGCGACCTGGATGCCCTGGTCATCCGGGTGCGCCCGAAGGGGCCCGCGTGCCATACGGGGGCGCGCTCCTGTTTTTACGAGGCGGTGGAGGGTTTCGCGGCCGGGTAGATGGAGCCCGCGGGCGCGGGCCGGAACCGTCGGAGAGCGGGTATGAAAGACGTCATAGGAGTGATTCTGGGCGGCGGACAGGGGCAACGCCTGTATCCCCTGACCAAGGAGCGGAGCAAACCGGCCGTGCCCCTGGGGGGGAAATACCGTCTCATCGACATCCCGATCAGCAACTGCCTGAACTCCCAGATCAACCGGGTGTTCGTGCTGACGCAGTACAACTCGGCCTCCCTCAACAAGCACATCGTCCAGACCTACAAGTTCGACATGTTCAACGGCGGCTTCGTAGACATCCTGGCCGCCGAACAGACGCCGGAAAGCTCCAGCTGGTTCCAGGGGACGGCCGACGCCGTCCGCAAGAGCCTCAAGCACCTGATTCCTTTCGGGGACGCGAAGTACGTCATCGTCCTGTCCGGGGACCAGCTCTACCAGATGGACCTGCGCCGGGTCATCAACTGCCATCTCGAGAGCGGGGCCGCCATCACCGTGGCCGCGATCCCGGTCTCCGCCGCGGAAGCCCCGGACCTGGGCATCATGAAGACCGGCCCCGGGGGGGAGGTGCTCGGCTTCAGCGAGAAACCGAAACCGGAGGCGCTGGCGGACCTGCGGTCGGATGACCGTCCCGACGGCAGGAACTACCTGGCCAGCATGGGCATCTACGTGTTCGAGAAAAACTTCCTGGTGGACCTGCTTTCCAGCACGACGGCGGCCGATTTCGGCAAGGAGGTGATCCCCCAGGCCATCGGGGTCCATCGCGTCTCGGCCTGTCCCTTCGACGGGTACTGGGAGGACGTCGGGACCATCCGGGCCTTCTACGAGGCCAACCTCGCCCTGGCCGATGTCGCCCCCCGGTTCAATTTCTACGACGTGACGCGTCCCATCTACACCCACCCGCGCAACCTGCCCGGGTCGAAGCTCAACAACTGTAACGTGCACCAGTCCATCATCTCGAGCGGCTGCATCCTGACGGGCGCCGACATCAAGCACTCCATCATCGGGGTGCGCAGCCGCATCGGCATCGGGACCACGATCAAGCATTCCATCGTCATGGGCGCCGACCACTACGAGACCGCGGAGCAGCTGCAGGAGAACCTGGAAAAGAAGCAGCCGCACATCGGCATCGGGAACCATTGCACGATCATCAACGCCATCATAGACAAGAACGTACGGATCGGCGACAACGTCTCCATCATCAACGCCCACAACCTTCAGGAAAAGGACGACGAGAACTACTGCATCCGGGACGGGATCATCGTTGTGCCGAAGGGGGCCTGGATTCGGGGCGGAACGGTCATCTGAGGCCCTCTCCGCCCATAGTGGGATCGATGTCCCCAAAGACCATCAGGATCCTCGGTCTCGTCCTGCTCCTGGGCGCCCTCTTGAGGGTCCCCTATCTTTTCCATACCCTCCAGGACATGGACGAGGGCTGTTACGCCGGCGCCGCCGCGGTGCTGATGGACGGGGGGCTGCCGTATCGCGACGCCGTGGAAAACAAGCCGCCGGGGATTTTCTACCTCTACCGGGCCGTGTTCGAGCTCTTCGGCAGATACAACATGGGGGCGGTCCATGCCCTGACCTTCGCCTGGACCCTCCTTACCGCCGCCGTGCTGGCCCTGGCCGCCCGCCGGCTGGGCGGGCGGCTCGAGGCGGTGTGCACGTTCCTCTTCTATCTCGTCTTCACCGCCTCGCTCTACCCCAAGATGATCGCGGCCAACAGCGAGATCTTCATGGCCCTCCCTTGCGCCCTCGGCGCTCTCGCGCTCCTCGACGCCTTTGCGCGCAACAGCCGGGCGCTCTATTTCGCCGCGGGGCTGGCCTTCGGGTTCGCCCCCCTGTTCAAGCAGGTGGGCGCCGTCGGGGCCGCCGCGGTCTTCGCTTTCCTCCTCATCCTCCCGCTTTCCAGGCGCGGGATGCGGGTGGGGCGTACGGCCGCCCCCCTCCTCTTATTCGCGGCCGGGTTCGTCCTGCCGGCCGCAGCCGTCGCCTTCCTCTTCCACCGGGCGGGGATCCTGGGGGACTGGCTGTTCTGGAACGTGACCTACCCGGTCCGCTACGTCGGCTCGGGAAATGCGGCGCTCCCCTTTTTCCCCCAGCTCCTCGGCGAGTTTCTTCCCTTTGTCCTGGCGACCGTCCTCCTCTGGGCGCTCGCGGCGCTCTGGGTGCGCCACGAGGCCGGGCGGTGGCGCTCCGGGGGAGGGTTTTCCCTCTTCATCCTGCTCTGGCTGGCGTCGAGTACGGGGGCGACCTTCATCGGCAGCCGGATGTTCGGCCACTACTTCATCCAGATCCTCCCCCCCCTCTGCCTCGCGGCGGGGCTCTCGGCGGGACGCCTCCTGTCGGCGGGGGACCCGTTGCGGAGGCGCGCCTGGAAGGGCGCCGTGATCGCGCTGACCCTGGTTCCGGGCGTCATCTTCGCGCTGATGGGCATCGCCTTCGAGGCCTCCACCAACAGCTGGTGGCGGCCCGAGCCCGATTTCCGCCCGGCCACCGACTACATCCGGCGCCACACGGCCCCCGGGGACACGATCTTCGTCTGGGGGTGGTTCACCCCCGTCTATGTCTACGCGGAGCGGACGCCGGCCACGCGCTTCATGAACACCCACCTCCTCACGGGATACCGGGAGGGGAACGATCCGGACGAGCGGGACCGCGCCGACATCGCCTGGCACGCCGTCCCCGAAGCGTGGCCGATGCTGGAGGCGGACCTCCGGCGCAACCGCCCGGTACTCGTCGTGGACACCTCCCCCGGCGACTACCACGATTTCGGCCGCTACCCGATCCGGGACTACGCGCCCCTGGCCCGCTACCTGGACGACGCCTGCCGCCTTGAAAAACGGGTCGCCGGCATGGATATTTATCGCTGCCGATGAGGCCCCGGAGCCGCCATGACGGATGAAATCGCGAAGGTGTTGAAGCGGTACTGGGGGTACGACGGGTTCCGCCCGCTGCAGCGCGAGGCGATGGAGTGCGTCGTTCGGGGAAGGGACTCGATCGTGGTGCTCCCGACCGGCGGGGGGAAGAGCCTCTGTTACCAGGCGCCCGCCCTCCTCCTTCCCGGGCTGACTCTGGTGGTCTCCCCCCTGATCTCCCTGATGAAGGACCAGATCGACGCCCTGGCCGGGTGCGGCATCCCCTCCGGGCGGCTCGACAGCACCCTGTCGGCGGGGGAAAAGGACCGGGTGTCCCGGGAGCTGGGCGCGGGGGGGCTCCGGCTCCTCTACGTGTCGCCCGAACGGCTGCTCTCCCCCGGTTTCCTCGATTTTCTCAAGGGCCTGGGGGTGTCCTCCATCGCCATCGACGAGGCCCACTGCGTCAGCATGTGGGGGCACGATTTCCGTCCCGAATACCGCCGGCTCGGCATTCTGCGCATGGCCTTTCCCGGCGTCCCCATCGGCGCCTACACGGCCACGGCCACCGAACAGGTGCGCGGCGACATCGCCGCTCAACTGGGGCTCGGCAAGCCGGAGGTCCTGGTCGGCAGCTTCGACCGCCCCAACCTGGTCTACCGCGTGCGGCGGCGCACCGAGGGGGTGCGGCAGGTGCGCGACGTCATCGACCGGCACGCCGGGGAATCGGGCATCGTCTACTGCCTCCGCCGCTCCGACGTCGACCGGCTGACCGAAACCCTCCGGCGGCAGGGGTATCGCGCGGCCGCCTATCACGCCGGCATGTCGGACGAGGAGCGGCACCGGAGCCAGAACGCGTTCATCCGGGAGGAGGCCGACATCATCGTCGCCACCGTCGCCTTCGGCATGGGGATCGACAAATCGAACGTCCGCTACGTGGTCCACGCCGCCATGCCCAGGTCGCTCGAACACTACCAGCAGGAGAGCGGCCGCGCCGGGCGCGACGGGCTCGAGGCCGAGTGCGTCCTCCTCCACTCGGGCGCCGACTACGTCACCTGGAAGCGCATCATCCTGGAATCGGAACCGCAGACCGTGGAGAACGGACTCGGGAAGCTGGGGCAGATGTCGCGCTACTGCCGGGGGGTCTCCTGCCGCCACCGGGCGATCCTCGCTTATTTCGGCCAGCCGCCGGGGATGGAGCCGTGCGGCGCCTGCGACATCTGCCTGGGGGAGGTGGAGGGGGTCGCCGACCCGGTCGTCGTGGCGCAGAAGATCCTCTCCAGTGTGCTGCGGCAGGGGGAGCGCTTCGGGGCCGATTACACGGCCGGCGTCCTCTGCGGCTCCAGGGAGGAGAGGATCGTGGCCAACGGCCACGACCGGATCTCCACGTACGGGATCCTGAAGGCGGAGACCCGGCCGGCGGTGCGGGACTGGATCGAGCAGCTGGTGGAGCAGGAATACCTCGCGCGGGTGGGCGATTACGGGGTGCTGAAGCTCACCGCGCCGGGGCGCCGGGCGCTCGCGGGGGAGGAACGCCCGCTCCTGCTCGCGGCGCCCGCGGCGCGGCGGGCGCCGAAGGCGGCGGTGGAAAAGGACTCCTGGGACGGCGTGGACCGGGCGCTGTTCGAGCGGCTGCGGGCCTTGCGCAGGACGCTGGCGGCCGAGGCCGGGGTCCCCGCCTACATCGTCTTCGGCGACGCGACGCTGCGCGACCTGGCCCGGAAGAAACCGGCGACCCCCGAAGAGCTGCTCGAGGTCACCGGGATCGGCGCGAAGAAACTCGAGCTGTACGGCGCGAGGGTGCTCGCCGAGGTCCGGGCGCACGACCCTCTCCAGACGGGGCCGGGGGTGGGGCGATGAGACCGCCGCTCATCGGGGCGCACATGTCGATCGCCGGGGGGATCCACAAGGCCTTCGAGCGCGGGGAGAGTGTCGGCTGCCGGACCCTTCAGATCTTTCTCAAAAACAGCAACCGGTGGGACGCCCGCCCCCTTTCCGCGGAGGAACGGGAGCTTTTCGCCACGGCCCGGGCCCGGACCGGCATCGACCCGGTGGTGGCCCACGACAGCTACCTGGTCAACCTCGCCTCCCCCGACCGGGCGCTCCGCGAAAAATCGGTCCGCGCCTTCATGGAAGAGATGGGGCGGGCCAATTTCCTGGGGGTCCCCTTCCTGGTGCTGCACCCCGGAGCCCACATGGGGACGGGGGAGCGGGAAGGATGCGCGCGCGTGGCCGAAGCGCTCGACCGGGCGCTCGGGGAGGTCGGGGGTCCCGTCGTCCCGCTCCTGGAAAATACCGCCGGGCAGGGAAGCACCCTCGGGCGCAGCTTCGGGGAGCTGGCCTCCATCCTCGAGCGGGTCGGGGAGCGCGAGCGGGTGGGCGTCTGCTTCGACACCGCCCACGCCTTCGCCGCGGGCTACGACCTGCGGACGAAAAAGGGCTACGACGCGGTGATGCGGGAGTTCGACCGCCTGGTCGGAATCGGCCGGATCCGGGTGTTTCACGTCAACGACAGCAAAAAGGAGCTGGGGAGCCGGGTGGACCGCCATGCCGACATAGGGAAGGGGTTCCTGGGCCTCGAGCCCTTTCGTTTTCTCCTGAACGACCGCCGCTTCCTCGCGGTCCCCAAGATCCTGGAAACGCCCAAGGGGCCCGATCTTGCCGAGGACCGGCGGAACCTCGCGACCCTAGAGTCCCTCTGCCGGAGGAAAAAGCCCCCTACAGGACCTTGAGTTTCGCGAACTTCTCCACCAGCGACTTGCGGCCCACGCGGCTGAAGGTGATCACCAGCTTGAAGTCGTTCCCCATCCGTTCGCGGCGGAGGATGATGCCGTCGCCGAACTGCTCGTGGCGCACCCGCATCCCGCTCTGCAGCCCGGCGGCGCTCCTGGATCCTTCGGCGGGCGCGGGGGGCGCCCCTCCCGATTTCTTCTGGCCCGCCAGGTACTCCTTCAGTTCGGCGATCGATTTCGGCTGCGGGAGCGGTTCGGGGCGGCTGGAGGGAACCGCTTTGCGGAACGGCTCGGGCTGTTTGCGCGCGAACGCGGTGCGGAAACCGGCCGGCTGCTCCCTGAAGCGTCCCCGGGGGGCCGGAGTCTGATCGTAGGCGTCCTCTTCGAGGTCTTCGAGCCCCTCCACCAGCTCCGCCGGCATCTCCTTCAGGAAACGGGACGGCTGGGCGGGAAAGCCCACCTCCGGCCCGTAGGTTTTGCGGAAGGGGGTCCAGGTGACGAATAGTTTGCGCCGGGCGCGCGTGATCCCGACGTAGCACAGCCGCCGCTCCTCCTCGAGCTCCGAGTCCGACCCGCTCGACTGGGAGTGGGGGAAGAGCCCCTCCTCCATCCCCGCCAGGAACACCACGTCGAACTCGAGCCCCTTGGCGCTGTGGAGGGTCATGAGGGCCACGCGGGCGTTGGGGTTGAGGTGGTCGAGTTCCGAGGAGAGGGAGGCGCGGTCGAGGAATTCGGCGATGGTCTCCCCCCGCTCCTCCGACTCGGCGGCCGCGGCGATCAGTTCGTCGATGTTGCCGGTCCGGTTTTCGGCCTCGAGCGCCGTCTCCTGCCGCTCCAGCATCTGCCGGTACCCGGTGTCGGCGAGGATGGCCTCCAGCATCCCGGCCAGCGTGCTCGACGCCTGCATCCCCGCCCACTTGTCGACCAGCGCCAGGAAGCGCTCGAGCGCCCGCGCCGCCCGGGACGGGAACTGCGGGTCCCGCACCTTCTCCCGCAGCGCCTCGAGCACCGGGATCCCCCGCTCGAGGGCGAAGGCGGTCAGGGTGTCGACCGTGGTCGCGCCGATCCCCCGCGGCGGGGTGTTGAGCACGCGCAGGAGCGCGATGTCGTCCACGGGATTGAAGACGATGCGCAGGTAGGCCAGCAGGTCCCGGATCTC
Encoded here:
- a CDS encoding aminopeptidase P family protein yields the protein MVRIAAAGVLILGALLGGIADGVRAGAVPPDGAPFAQRRERLMERIGGSVAVLAGARDTAAYVAFRQDNGFYYLSGVEVPGALLLLDGVRRESLLFLPPRDRGLEGWEGERVFPGPEAERATGMDAVLDTARFGGELEERTGSAGVLYLPRSPQETAAVSRDRALDADEARRLDPWDGREPAWAAFERKVRNRVGPSVDIRDLAPVLDGMRRVKDAAEIALLREAGRIGALGLREAMRSAAPGAYEYELAARAQFEFLRLGAAGYAFHPIVGSGPNSCVLHYSRNRRKMMPGEMVVIDFGPDYGYYAADVTRSFPVSGRFGAEQAKVYRAVLEAQEAALAKVRPGATFREVEEAAGEALDRHGYGGRAPHRFVHHVGMAVHDVGDGAPLEPGVVIAVEPGVYLKEKNLGVRIEDTVLVTESGHEVLTSGAPREIAGIEALMAQPAVVQPMQD
- the hisD gene encoding histidinol dehydrogenase — its product is MVRIYHAKDRARLFARLESRKILATSEISASVRQILSQVQKEGDRALVRFTERFDKVKLQARQLRVRPQTLRAAARKADPALLRDLEKAIFNIHAYHKRQVQKSWEYRKPGAVLGQRVLPIDSVGVYVPGGSAAYPSSVLMNVIPAKIAGVPRIVVVTPPGTFQQHPIIAAALYELNMTEIYLVGGAQAVAALAYGTETIPRVDKIVGPGNAYVSAAKREVFGQVDIDMIAGPSEVVIMATAESNPRFIAADMLSQAEHDEFACSICFTDSMPHAVLVGRELQLQLESLDRKEIARKSIDNYGAIVVMDSYHDYPEWINEIAPEHLEIFSSIPASMIREVRNAGSIFYGDYTPEAVGDYFAGSNHVLPTAGTARFFSPLGVYHFQRKTGIIRYTKQELARTWKSIDALARSEGLDAHARSVSIRQESPKTLKRKDK
- the hisC gene encoding histidinol-phosphate transaminase, which codes for MKKTSPLRGVKPRVLKVPAYTLHAYEAEVKLNQNENPFDFPEDLKEEAFRRFRARQWSRYPDFIPDRLHAKLAEFVGWPKEGILAGNGSNELLQATLMVLVGARTPVAIPLPTFTVYRLIAAILGARVVDIPLGADMSYDVDALISRSRDAGARVLVVNNPNNPTGCAIGEGEIRRILDAFEGFVLLDEAYYEFCGHTGFGLLERYPRLVITRTFSKAMGMAGLRLGYLLAHPDLVAQISKAKLPYNINQFSLTAAEVALENIDRFRPAIETMLSEKERLDRGLREIPGVRVYPSQSNFFLIEVPVPPREIFDDLYRRGVLVRDVSSYPTLGRCLRVSVGTPEENTQLLAALRAGLESLAPARAGREAGAL
- the hisB gene encoding imidazoleglycerol-phosphate dehydratase HisB, with the protein product MNRRCATIHRTTKETDIRLTLDLDGGGNGDVSTGVQFFDHMLTLFARHGIFDLDIACRGDLGVDAHHSVEDIGICLGMAIDEALGDKSGLVRFAHAYFPMDEALARVVADLSGRPYLHYDVEVQQERVGELDSELVEEFWRAVSVHGRLNLHLELLHGRNAHHIFEAVFKAAARALSLATRTDPRIEGVPSTKGVL
- the hisH gene encoding imidazole glycerol phosphate synthase subunit HisH; this translates as MAETLIVDYGMGNLRSVEKALSAVGGRPRVSADPDAVRRAGRLILPGVGAFGDAMANLGRTGMDEALREAARAGVPLLGLCLGLQLLFAHSEEFGSHRGLGLIPGKVLGFRAPGLRVPHIGWNQVEDLRPDPLFRGIAEGSYFYFVHSLYVEPDRGEHVLARTTYGHAFCSVAGRDNVRGAQFHPEKSQDNGKRLLENFLAI
- the hisA gene encoding 1-(5-phosphoribosyl)-5-[(5-phosphoribosylamino)methylideneamino]imidazole-4-carboxamide isomerase, with amino-acid sequence MLELIPAVDMKGGKCVRLQEGVASRVTEYGDDPVAMALHWEAEGATRLHLVDLDGAFSGRSAHLDVARSIFRSLKIPVEFGGGLRTLDQIEAVLDLGADRAILGTVAVEDPAVVREAVRRHPGAIVAGIDARRGKVALRGWVDQTPVEAVDLALGMKGLGIERIVYTDVARDGMLTGVNYEETERVARESGLRVIASGGVASEEDIRELWSRRGAGIEGVILGRALYDGKIDFRSLRARMLSW
- the hisF gene encoding imidazole glycerol phosphate synthase subunit HisF, coding for MLAKRIIPCLDVREGRVVKGTHFVNLVDAGDPVEAAARYDAEGADELVFLDITASSDRREIVTRMVRAVADRVFIPFTVGGGLRTLEDIQAILRAGADKVSLNTSAIDNPGLITEAARYFGSQCIVVAVDARRASPWDEDRPRWEVTTHGGRVRRPLEAVAWAAEAAKRGAGEILLTSMDRDGTRSGYDNALNRRVAERVGVPVIASGGCGALEHLADAFTEGRASAVLAASIFHFGNHTIAEARRYLRARGIPMRPAE